The DNA sequence GCCCGGAGAGTGTTTTACTCCTAACTCAGTCAGAATAGTTCGTTCATGCTGGTAGTCCTCACACACAAACCATGCTTCACCATTATCTCTGAAATACTGCTCTAACTCAGCAGAAGCCAGATATACCGCATTTGCTTTTAGAAACTTCTCATCTCCGGTTTTTGCATTCCGTGAAAGAATCCACGGTGTGCTCATCAATCGTCTTCTTAATTCAGAATTCTGTGGTGATATAACTAAATTGAAAGCTTCGCTAATTTGGTCTACATAGTCTTGATAATTCTCTTTTAGACTTTTGAACTCTTCTTCAGAGTGAGATTCAAATTTCCCAAGAACATTTTGCATGACTTCTGCACATATATCGGGCTTATTTAATCGAAGATCTCGCTCTAAAAATTCCTTTGCTTTCTGATTATGGTAAATCCTCCACTTTACCAGAGGCACATCTACTTCGGTTTTTACTGGAAGAAATACAACTGGAACTTCATCATGGGTATCTTTTTCAACTTCGAATGGAGGTCGAATCATGTCATCCTGACATTTGATGAATGGCTTTCGTCGAAGAAGCCCTTCTTTATAGTTTCCTGCTGCTCTCCAGAGAGCGTTTTGCCCTGAGAGAAATTCATATAATTGAATAAACCACTCATCCGACTGTTGTGCTAAAAATACTTCAGATAATTTGCCCGCAAATTTTTCGGGTGTGATTTCCTCAATACTGAGATGGTCTTCAAAATAATCATATAGTTCTTGATTTTTGTCCCTCGTAATATGCCCTGTTATCCACTTTATTTTTTCTTTGCTTAAAAGCATCTCTGTTAATTGATGAGTGTTAATCAAACTTCGGAGATCTTTTGTTCTCGAAATCTTTGCATTACATGACCTCGTAAAACTACCGTCGTCAGTTGGAAGTAGTTCAGAAACCTCAAATGCGTTCTTTGTAGCCTCATAGAGGGGACCGACAAGCCATTCGTCATGAAGCAGGACGTCGCGAATTGGCAAGCACTCTAGAAAGCTGACTGATAATAAACCTAAGTCTTTTACCACATGAAGAGTCTCAGAAAGCAGATCCCGAATTACCAGAACTAAGTTCTTATTCCATTCATTTTGCTTCGGAATATTGTCTCTTGCAGGTGTCGTTTTAAAAGGGCCTTGAACCAAGAACCCTAGGTGCGTTTCCTGGTCAGTGGGAAAAAAGACCGTCAGAAGAGATGACTGTATTGGAACTATCTCATGAGAGTTCTTTTTTCCTTCTTTTGTTTTGAGATGAAACGCAATTTCGGTCTTGAGATCATGGTATGGATCGGGAAGAGACTTGGAAAATATGAGCCATTGCTCATCAACCTCTTCTTCATTTTTTTGACCGATAACTTTAACGCGAGAGTGAGTTTCATGCTCCTCATTTTCTCGTAAGTAAGAGCCTGAAGATCCCCCTTCAATAATAAATGATATTTGTTCTAAATTTTTGAGAAACAGTAGAGTCCGTATCCCCAGGGATTTCAATCGATCTGATATTTCATCAAACGCTTCTTGGCTTGTGATCTGATTTAATTCTTCATTCTCTCTATCAAAAGGAAACACAAAAAGCGTAGAAAATGGTTTCGGTATTTTCCTCACAGCGATTTGATGAGGACGCACATAATGCTCGATGCAAAAATGATTGTCACCACAATGGATTTCCGGTTTTAGCGTGTATCCATATACGGATTTAAATCCTATACCAAAAGTCCCAATCTGGGTAAGGTCTTCGGATTTGGTCCCATCTCCTACACCACATATGCCTCTTACATCTTCTTCATTAAATAAGCGGCCGTTATGAGAGACTTCAAGACAATGAGCTTTGAGATGAAAGTTTATTTCAGACGCTTTTGCATCTTCAGCATTTTGAAGAAGCTCGTAAATAAAATGCGTTCTATCAGCGTACAAATTACCCAGAAATGACAAATGATGAGTTTTTTCACCATAGTCTTTTATGTTTTCACTACATATTTTCTCAAAATCAATTGTCATTATGCTCCGCTTCCACTCTCAAAATACCAAATACAATCGCACGAGCATGAATATCAGAACTACTTTCGGCTCCTTCAATATGGGCTTTCTGTCGTTCATAATCTCTGATAGCATTCGCGACTTGTGCCTGTTTCATCCTTCGAATTTTATCATTCGTTGATCTTTCTAACTGTTCGTGGAGTACATTCATCCTGCCTCGATGACTTGTATCCAGACTCTCTCGTCGAAAGGCACATATTTTGTGTTCTTTTTGCAGATGAGTTTCCTTGGCACTCTGCCACATTGCATGATGAGTCTTGTTTAGACTTTCGAATTGTTCTTCATGGAACAGATTAGAATCAGGTGATGGTAATGATGATCCACATTCCAGATAATCAAAGAAATTATCGCTCAATTCCTGATTATCAAATACAGGAACTAATCTAAGGTCTTCTCTGATTCCCTTATATTCCCAAGCATAGATGGAAAAGGGATAATCCCCACTTGGCACTTCATCAGTATAGATTTTAAAAGCCGTGTAAACAGGTTCGACAGCTTCAAGATAATTAGCCGCCTGTTTAA is a window from the Gimesia benthica genome containing:
- a CDS encoding sacsin N-terminal ATP-binding-like domain-containing protein; translation: MTIDFEKICSENIKDYGEKTHHLSFLGNLYADRTHFIYELLQNAEDAKASEINFHLKAHCLEVSHNGRLFNEEDVRGICGVGDGTKSEDLTQIGTFGIGFKSVYGYTLKPEIHCGDNHFCIEHYVRPHQIAVRKIPKPFSTLFVFPFDRENEELNQITSQEAFDEISDRLKSLGIRTLLFLKNLEQISFIIEGGSSGSYLRENEEHETHSRVKVIGQKNEEEVDEQWLIFSKSLPDPYHDLKTEIAFHLKTKEGKKNSHEIVPIQSSLLTVFFPTDQETHLGFLVQGPFKTTPARDNIPKQNEWNKNLVLVIRDLLSETLHVVKDLGLLSVSFLECLPIRDVLLHDEWLVGPLYEATKNAFEVSELLPTDDGSFTRSCNAKISRTKDLRSLINTHQLTEMLLSKEKIKWITGHITRDKNQELYDYFEDHLSIEEITPEKFAGKLSEVFLAQQSDEWFIQLYEFLSGQNALWRAAGNYKEGLLRRKPFIKCQDDMIRPPFEVEKDTHDEVPVVFLPVKTEVDVPLVKWRIYHNQKAKEFLERDLRLNKPDICAEVMQNVLGKFESHSEEEFKSLKENYQDYVDQISEAFNLVISPQNSELRRRLMSTPWILSRNAKTGDEKFLKANAVYLASAELEQYFRDNGEAWFVCEDYQHERTILTELGVKHSPGWMHRQSLFYCNKYQSAKIDLVVERGSHRRGLKCFDPDAEVFGLEHALKNITPGLSVYIWNEIACKYSKFIRGQIETATRQDFSNAETEDLVSKFGKLLDSTKWIKTKTEWKVPSECRIDELPREFKVEDKIVDALGIKPSDSEEKQNRIIELQEVLGVNQNDASFIMELINEPSRLSELQLVLKKPSTKPPFPERSSKNPERRSGKVKEQQERAGSRSYETRERSVRVSQPLEDSKEYLRDLYTNDDDKMICQMCENEMPFRLLNGKYYFEAVQVNDNYPEEVYQLNLALCPVCAAKYKYILKKDDAALEKFVSSLDGIESPSFIFDFSIENGVNHSIRFVELHLEDVRTILNNHLEESV